The Streptomyces sp. NBC_00224 genome has a window encoding:
- a CDS encoding adenosylcobinamide-GDP ribazoletransferase, whose product MNPMDGIRFAFGTLTALPVRVTRWDREAARAGMLWAPLAGLVIGACAAATGGILLLLDSGPLLAAVATAAVPAALTRGLHLDGLADVADGLGSAKPAEDALRIMKQSDIGPFGVLTLVFVLLGQVAVLAELYAASWERGAVAAVVAAVTARLALTLACRPGVPAARPNGLGAAVAGVVPLRAAAGVAVLVAAGCAAGAWVLLGPGAALHHALAVAAGLLAAQLLLTHCVRRFGGVTGDVFGALAETATTTALIVSALGAS is encoded by the coding sequence ATGAATCCCATGGACGGCATACGCTTCGCCTTCGGCACGCTCACCGCGCTCCCGGTACGGGTCACCCGCTGGGACCGCGAGGCGGCCCGGGCAGGGATGCTCTGGGCGCCGCTGGCGGGTCTGGTGATCGGCGCCTGCGCGGCGGCCACCGGGGGGATCCTCCTGCTCCTCGACTCGGGCCCGCTGCTCGCCGCCGTCGCCACGGCCGCGGTCCCGGCCGCGCTCACCCGGGGCCTGCACCTGGACGGCCTGGCGGACGTGGCCGACGGCCTGGGCAGCGCGAAGCCCGCCGAGGACGCGCTGCGGATCATGAAGCAGTCGGACATCGGCCCGTTCGGCGTGCTCACCCTGGTCTTCGTGCTGCTCGGCCAGGTGGCCGTGTTGGCGGAGCTGTACGCGGCGAGCTGGGAGCGGGGCGCGGTGGCGGCCGTCGTCGCGGCCGTCACGGCCCGCCTGGCCCTCACCCTGGCCTGCCGCCCGGGCGTCCCTGCGGCTCGGCCGAACGGGTTGGGGGCGGCCGTGGCAGGCGTGGTGCCCCTGCGGGCGGCAGCGGGGGTGGCGGTGCTGGTCGCGGCCGGGTGCGCGGCCGGGGCGTGGGTGCTGCTGGGCCCCGGCGCGGCCCTCCACCACGCACTGGCGGTCGCGGCGGGCCTGCTGGCGGCCCAACTGCTCCTGACCCACTGCGTACGCCGCTTCGGCGGGGTCACGGGGGATGTGTTCGGCGCGCTGGCCGAGACGGCGACGACGACGGCCCTGATCGTGTCGGCGCTGGGGGCGAGCTAG
- a CDS encoding endo alpha-1,4 polygalactosaminidase, translated as MRRLPLALVLLLLLVAGCSSSSSDDDDRPGPDESSAAPTPTAPTPSASRPSPSTPSTPSPTPIGARWQPRPGLAWQWQLTGKLDPTVDVPVYDVDGFNVTKAQIDDLHRRGRKVICYVSTGAWEDFRPDADRFPKSVLGKSNGWKGERWLDVRRTDVLGPLMAKRFDMCREKGFDAVEPDNMDGYDNETGFPLTAAQQLAYNRLVARLAHDRGLAVGLKNDLDQIPELVGDFDFAVNEQCAEFGECDVLGAFTRAGKAVFHVEYDKAPARFCAEARELHLSSMQKQLELGTWRKAC; from the coding sequence ATGAGACGCCTCCCGCTCGCGCTGGTCCTGCTGCTGCTCCTGGTGGCGGGGTGCTCCTCGTCCTCGTCGGACGACGACGACAGGCCGGGGCCGGACGAGTCCAGCGCCGCGCCGACCCCGACCGCGCCGACCCCGTCCGCGTCCCGCCCGAGTCCCTCCACCCCCTCCACCCCCTCGCCGACGCCCATCGGCGCGCGCTGGCAGCCGCGGCCCGGGCTGGCCTGGCAGTGGCAGCTCACCGGGAAGCTCGACCCGACGGTGGACGTGCCGGTGTACGACGTCGACGGCTTCAACGTCACCAAGGCCCAGATCGACGATCTGCACCGGCGCGGGCGCAAGGTCATCTGCTACGTCTCGACCGGCGCCTGGGAGGACTTCCGCCCGGACGCCGACCGGTTCCCCAAGTCGGTGCTCGGTAAGAGCAACGGCTGGAAGGGCGAGCGCTGGCTCGACGTCCGCCGCACGGACGTGCTGGGGCCGCTGATGGCCAAGCGGTTCGACATGTGCCGGGAGAAGGGGTTCGACGCGGTCGAGCCGGACAACATGGACGGCTACGACAACGAGACCGGGTTCCCTCTCACGGCCGCGCAGCAGCTCGCGTACAACCGGCTCGTCGCGCGGCTCGCCCATGACCGGGGGCTGGCGGTCGGGTTGAAGAACGACCTCGACCAGATCCCGGAGCTGGTGGGGGACTTCGACTTCGCGGTGAACGAGCAGTGCGCGGAGTTCGGCGAGTGCGACGTGCTCGGCGCGTTCACTCGCGCCGGGAAAGCGGTGTTCCATGTCGAGTACGACAAGGCGCCCGCGAGGTTCTGCGCCGAGGCGCGGGAGCTGCACTTGAGCTCCATGCAGAAGCAGTTGGAGCTGGGTACGTGGCGTAAGGCTTGCTAG
- a CDS encoding spherulation-specific family 4 protein, whose amino-acid sequence MHAAPLTSAPERNLLVPFYDHPADRPEAWETLIAAAPLLYGVVLNPASGAGEAPDPAFAEAAARLRAADVPVLGYADTDYGRRPHADVVRDLLRHRDWYGADGAFLDQVATDPGLLPHYRRLSVAARAAGARTLVLNHGAHPDPGYAELADLLVTFEGTWAAYPEVRAPEWTLGHPPERFCHLVYAAPPGARPATSVHCAVPGDAPHPWGTLPHLLESAR is encoded by the coding sequence ATGCACGCCGCACCCCTCACCTCCGCCCCGGAGCGGAACCTCCTCGTCCCGTTCTACGACCACCCGGCCGACCGGCCCGAGGCCTGGGAGACGCTGATCGCGGCGGCCCCCCTGCTGTACGGGGTGGTGCTCAACCCGGCCAGCGGCGCGGGGGAGGCCCCCGACCCGGCGTTCGCCGAGGCCGCGGCCCGGCTGCGGGCGGCCGACGTCCCCGTCCTCGGCTACGCGGACACGGACTACGGCCGCCGCCCGCACGCCGACGTCGTACGCGACCTGCTGCGCCACCGCGACTGGTACGGGGCCGACGGCGCCTTCCTCGACCAGGTGGCCACCGACCCGGGGCTGCTGCCGCACTACCGGCGGCTCTCGGTCGCCGCCCGCGCCGCCGGGGCCCGCACCCTGGTCCTCAACCACGGCGCCCACCCCGACCCCGGCTACGCCGAACTCGCGGACCTGCTCGTCACGTTCGAGGGCACCTGGGCGGCCTATCCCGAGGTGCGCGCCCCGGAGTGGACCCTGGGCCACCCGCCCGAGCGCTTCTGCCACCTCGTGTACGCGGCCCCGCCCGGCGCCCGGCCCGCCACGTCCGTGCACTGCGCGGTGCCGGGGGACGCGCCGCACCCGTGGGGCACCCTGCCGCACCTCCTGGAGTCCGCCCGATGA
- the pelF gene encoding GT4 family glycosyltransferase PelF translates to MPSSGRHVTMLTEGTYPHIHGGVSTWCDQLVRGMPEVDFNVLALTGSGREPVTWELPPNVYRHTAFPLWGPAPGRRPLLGKERRRFIDVYERFLLSMLDPESGCDFTQGLYALARLARAGRLSAALRSEAALRSLMWIWTMPHLQIAAARPTVHDALTATDLLEHALRPLTARLPEDCVAHAVSSGLATLPALAAQHFDGVPFLLTEHGIYLRERYLGYRTGEQTWPVKSVILSFYRELNSMGYRQADLITPCNQYNRRWEERGGAPVDRIRTVYNGVDPNLFPHAGPDPAVPTLSWCGRIDPIKDLETLIRAYAMVRAELPEVRLRLFGPVPAGNEDYRTRLEKLAAELGVTDGISYEGRVSDVAGAYAAGSLVMLSSISEGFPFSLIEAMSCGRATVSTDVGGVREAVGDAGLVVPPREPALMAEATLALLRDDAYRTELGARARSRVVDQFTLHRSVDGFRRIYLELAGDPEPVPRYAAAAERRVEVPRESDDWTLELADPWYRELASDGSVW, encoded by the coding sequence ATGCCGAGCAGTGGCCGTCATGTCACCATGCTCACGGAAGGCACCTATCCGCACATTCACGGGGGTGTGAGCACCTGGTGCGACCAGCTCGTCCGCGGTATGCCGGAGGTGGACTTCAACGTCCTTGCCCTCACCGGCAGCGGCCGCGAGCCGGTCACCTGGGAGCTCCCGCCGAACGTGTACCGGCACACGGCGTTCCCCCTGTGGGGGCCGGCGCCGGGGCGGCGGCCACTCCTCGGCAAGGAGCGGCGCCGTTTCATAGACGTCTATGAGCGGTTCCTGCTCTCGATGCTCGACCCGGAGTCCGGCTGCGATTTCACCCAGGGGCTGTACGCCCTGGCGCGGCTGGCCCGGGCCGGGCGGCTCTCGGCGGCGCTGCGCTCGGAGGCCGCGCTGCGGTCGCTGATGTGGATCTGGACCATGCCGCACCTTCAGATAGCCGCGGCCCGGCCCACCGTGCACGACGCCCTGACCGCCACCGACCTCCTCGAACACGCGCTGCGCCCGCTGACCGCCCGGCTCCCGGAGGACTGCGTGGCGCACGCGGTCAGCAGCGGACTCGCCACCCTTCCCGCGCTCGCCGCCCAGCACTTCGACGGCGTGCCCTTTCTCCTCACCGAACACGGCATCTATCTGCGCGAGCGCTACCTCGGCTACCGCACGGGCGAGCAGACCTGGCCGGTGAAGTCGGTGATCCTCAGCTTCTACCGCGAACTCAACTCGATGGGGTACCGCCAGGCCGACCTCATCACCCCGTGCAACCAGTACAACCGCCGCTGGGAGGAGCGCGGCGGGGCGCCGGTGGACCGCATCAGGACCGTCTACAACGGGGTCGACCCCAACCTCTTCCCGCACGCGGGACCCGACCCGGCGGTGCCCACGCTCAGCTGGTGCGGCCGCATCGATCCCATCAAGGACCTGGAGACCCTGATCCGGGCGTACGCCATGGTCAGGGCAGAGCTGCCGGAGGTACGGCTGCGGCTGTTCGGCCCCGTCCCGGCGGGCAACGAGGACTACCGCACCCGCCTTGAGAAGCTCGCCGCCGAGCTCGGCGTGACCGACGGCATCAGCTACGAGGGCCGCGTCAGCGATGTGGCCGGCGCGTACGCGGCGGGGAGCCTGGTGATGCTCTCCAGCATCAGTGAGGGGTTCCCTTTCTCGTTGATAGAGGCGATGTCCTGCGGTCGCGCCACGGTGTCCACGGACGTGGGCGGGGTGCGCGAGGCCGTCGGGGACGCCGGTCTCGTGGTGCCGCCGCGCGAGCCCGCGCTGATGGCCGAGGCCACCCTCGCGCTGCTGCGTGACGACGCGTACCGCACCGAACTGGGCGCGCGGGCCCGCAGCCGGGTCGTCGACCAGTTCACGCTGCACCGGTCCGTGGACGGTTTCCGCCGGATCTATCTGGAGCTCGCCGGCGACCCGGAGCCCGTACCGCGGTACGCGGCGGCCGCCGAGCGGCGTGTCGAGGTGCCGCGGGAGTCGGACGACTGGACGCTCGAACTCGCCGACCCCTGGTACCGGGAGCTGGCGTCGGACGGATCCGTCTGGTGA
- a CDS encoding leucyl aminopeptidase, whose protein sequence is MTALTLSTAGAATLRADAVVVGIAKGTGPKAGPVVAPGAEAVDKAFGGKLAGVLETLGASGAEGEVTKLPSPSGLKAPVVLAVGLGTAPEKDEAFAAEVLRSAAGAAARALTGTKKAAFALPVEAAEDVAAIAEGALLGAYAFTAYQDGGKSAKAPLAEIALIGAKPRDKAHKAAAERAITLAEEINRARDLVNTPPNDLYPESFAAVATAAGKEHGVKVQVLDEKALTKGGFGGILGVGIGSANAPRLVRIAYTHPAAAKSLAYVGKGITYDSGGISLKPAGHNETMKCDMAGAAAVFAAVVTAARLGLKVNVTGWLALAENMPSGTATRPGDVLRMYSGKTVEVLNTDAEGRLVLADALAKASEENPDAIVDVATLTGAMMMALGSRTFGVMANDDAFRTAVHETAEEAGEQSWPMPLPADLRKGMDSPTADIANMGERMGGGLVAGLFLKEFVGEGITWAHLDIAGPAYNEGGPFGYTPKGGTGSAVRTLVRLAERTADGELG, encoded by the coding sequence GTGACTGCTCTGACTCTCAGCACTGCCGGTGCCGCGACGCTGCGCGCCGACGCCGTGGTCGTCGGCATCGCCAAGGGCACCGGCCCCAAGGCGGGTCCGGTCGTCGCGCCGGGCGCCGAGGCCGTGGACAAGGCGTTCGGCGGCAAGCTCGCCGGCGTTCTGGAGACCCTGGGCGCCTCCGGTGCCGAGGGCGAGGTGACCAAGCTGCCGTCGCCGTCCGGCCTGAAGGCGCCGGTCGTGCTGGCGGTCGGGCTCGGCACGGCCCCCGAGAAGGACGAGGCGTTCGCCGCCGAGGTGCTGCGGTCCGCCGCCGGCGCCGCGGCCCGCGCACTCACCGGCACCAAGAAGGCCGCGTTCGCGCTGCCCGTGGAGGCGGCCGAGGACGTGGCGGCCATCGCGGAGGGCGCGCTGCTCGGTGCGTACGCCTTCACCGCGTACCAGGACGGCGGCAAGAGCGCGAAGGCGCCACTGGCCGAAATCGCCTTGATCGGCGCCAAGCCGCGTGACAAGGCTCACAAGGCGGCCGCCGAGCGCGCCATCACGCTGGCCGAGGAGATCAACCGCGCCCGCGACCTGGTGAACACCCCGCCGAACGACCTCTACCCCGAATCCTTCGCCGCAGTCGCCACCGCGGCCGGCAAGGAGCACGGCGTCAAGGTCCAGGTGCTCGACGAGAAGGCGCTCACCAAGGGCGGCTTCGGCGGCATCCTCGGCGTCGGCATCGGCTCCGCCAACGCGCCCCGCCTGGTGCGCATCGCCTACACCCACCCGGCCGCGGCCAAGTCCCTCGCCTACGTCGGCAAGGGCATCACCTACGACTCGGGCGGCATCTCGCTGAAGCCGGCCGGCCACAACGAGACGATGAAGTGCGACATGGCCGGCGCCGCCGCCGTCTTCGCCGCCGTCGTCACGGCCGCCCGCCTCGGCCTGAAGGTGAACGTCACCGGCTGGCTGGCGCTCGCCGAGAACATGCCGTCCGGCACCGCCACCCGCCCCGGTGACGTGCTGCGCATGTACAGCGGCAAGACCGTCGAGGTCCTCAACACCGACGCCGAGGGCCGGCTCGTGCTGGCCGACGCCCTGGCCAAGGCCTCCGAGGAGAACCCGGACGCGATCGTCGACGTGGCGACCCTGACCGGCGCCATGATGATGGCGCTCGGCAGCCGCACGTTCGGCGTGATGGCCAACGACGACGCCTTCCGCACCGCCGTCCACGAGACGGCCGAGGAGGCCGGCGAGCAGTCCTGGCCGATGCCGCTCCCCGCCGACCTGCGCAAGGGCATGGACTCCCCGACCGCCGACATCGCCAACATGGGCGAGCGGATGGGCGGCGGCCTGGTGGCCGGTCTGTTCCTGAAGGAGTTCGTGGGCGAGGGCATCACCTGGGCCCACCTGGACATCGCGGGCCCGGCCTACAACGAGGGCGGCCCCTTCGGCTACACCCCCAAGGGCGGCACCGGTTCCGCGGTCCGCACCCTGGTCCGCCTCGCCGAGCGCACCGCCGACGGCGAGCTCGGCTGA
- the lpdA gene encoding dihydrolipoyl dehydrogenase produces MANDASTVFDLVILGGGSGGYAAALRGAQLGLDVALIEKNKLGGTCLHNGCIPTKALLHAGEIADQAREAEQFGVKATFEGIDIAAVHKYKDDVISGLYKGLQGLVASRKVTYIEGEGRLSSPTSVDVNGQRVQGRHVLLATGSVPKSLPGLEIDGNRIISSDHALTLDRVPQSAIILGGGVIGVEFASAWKSFGTDVTVVEGLKHLVPAEDENSSKLLERAFRKRGIKFNLGTFFQKAEYTQNGVKVTLADGKEFEAEVLLVAIGRGPVSQGLGYEEQGVAMDRGYVLVDEYMRTNVPTISAVGDLVPTLQLAHVGFAEGILVAERLAGLKTVPIDYDGVPRVTYCHPEVASVGISEAKAKEIYGADKVVALKYNLAGNGKSKILKTAGEIKLVQVKDGAVVGVHMVGDRMGEQVGEAQLIYNWEALPAEVAQLIHAHPTQNEALGEAHLALAGKPLHSHD; encoded by the coding sequence GTGGCGAACGACGCCAGCACCGTTTTCGACCTAGTGATCCTCGGCGGTGGCAGTGGCGGCTACGCCGCGGCCCTGCGCGGAGCGCAGCTGGGCCTGGACGTCGCACTGATCGAGAAGAACAAGCTCGGCGGCACCTGCCTGCACAACGGCTGCATCCCCACCAAGGCCCTGCTGCACGCCGGTGAGATCGCCGACCAGGCGCGCGAGGCCGAGCAGTTCGGTGTCAAGGCCACCTTCGAGGGCATCGACATCGCGGCCGTCCACAAGTACAAGGACGACGTGATCTCGGGCCTCTACAAGGGCCTCCAGGGCCTGGTCGCCTCCCGCAAGGTGACGTACATCGAGGGTGAGGGCCGTCTGTCGTCGCCCACCTCGGTCGACGTCAACGGGCAGCGCGTCCAGGGCCGCCATGTCCTCCTGGCGACCGGCTCCGTGCCGAAGTCGCTGCCGGGCCTGGAGATCGACGGCAACCGCATCATCTCCTCGGACCACGCGCTGACCCTGGACCGGGTCCCGCAGTCCGCGATCATCCTGGGCGGCGGCGTCATCGGCGTCGAGTTCGCCTCGGCGTGGAAGTCCTTCGGCACCGACGTCACCGTCGTCGAGGGCCTCAAGCACCTCGTCCCGGCCGAGGACGAGAACTCCTCGAAGCTTCTTGAGCGCGCGTTCCGCAAGCGCGGCATCAAGTTCAACCTGGGCACCTTCTTCCAGAAGGCCGAGTACACCCAGAACGGTGTCAAGGTCACGCTGGCCGACGGCAAGGAGTTCGAGGCCGAGGTCCTCCTCGTCGCCATCGGCCGCGGCCCGGTCTCGCAGGGCCTCGGTTACGAGGAGCAGGGCGTCGCGATGGACCGCGGCTACGTCCTCGTCGACGAGTACATGCGCACCAACGTGCCCACCATCTCCGCGGTCGGCGACCTCGTCCCGACCCTCCAGCTCGCGCACGTCGGCTTCGCCGAGGGCATCCTGGTGGCGGAGCGTCTGGCCGGTCTCAAGACCGTCCCGATCGACTACGACGGTGTGCCGCGCGTGACGTACTGCCACCCCGAGGTCGCCTCCGTCGGCATCTCCGAGGCCAAGGCCAAGGAGATCTACGGTGCGGACAAGGTCGTCGCTCTGAAGTACAACCTCGCGGGCAACGGCAAGAGCAAGATCCTCAAGACCGCGGGCGAGATCAAGCTCGTCCAGGTCAAGGACGGTGCCGTGGTCGGCGTCCACATGGTCGGTGACCGTATGGGCGAGCAGGTCGGCGAGGCCCAGCTGATCTACAACTGGGAGGCTCTGCCGGCCGAGGTCGCGCAGCTCATCCACGCGCACCCGACGCAGAACGAGGCTCTCGGCGAGGCGCACCTGGCGCTGGCCGGCAAGCCGCTGCACTCCCACGACTGA
- the sucB gene encoding 2-oxoglutarate dehydrogenase, E2 component, dihydrolipoamide succinyltransferase yields MSVSVTLPALGESVTEGTVTRWLKAEGERVEADEPLLEVSTDKVDTEIPAPASGILASIKVAEDETVEVGAELAIIDDGTGAPAPAAAPAAEPVAAPAPAPVAEAPAAPAPAAEVPAAAPAGGAAGTDVTLPALGESVTEGTVTRWLKQVGEEVAEDEPLLEVSTDKVDTEIPAPVAGVLLEIVVGEDETAEVGAKLAVIGAAGAAPAAAPAPAAPAPAAAPAPAPVAAPAPAPAAPAPAPAAPVAAPATPAPAPVAAPAPVTPAPAPVATSGDDGAYVTPLVRKLASESGVDLGAVKGTGVGGRIRKQDVIAAAEAAKAAAPAPAAAAAPAAKAAPSLEASPLRGQTVKMTRMRKVIGDNMMKALHSQAQLTSVVEVDITKLMKLRAAAKDSFAAREGVKLSPMPFFVKAAAQALKAHPVINARINEDEGTITYFDSENIGIAVDSEKGLMTPVIKGAGGLNLAGISKATAELAGKVRANKITPDELSGATFTISNTGSRGALFDTVIVPPNQVAILGIGATVKRPAVIETAEGTVIGIRDMTYLSLSYDHRLVDGADAARYLSAVKAILEAGEFEVELGL; encoded by the coding sequence ATGTCGGTTTCCGTAACCCTTCCGGCGCTCGGCGAGAGCGTCACCGAGGGCACTGTCACCCGTTGGCTGAAGGCCGAGGGCGAGCGCGTCGAGGCCGACGAGCCGTTGCTTGAGGTCTCGACCGACAAGGTCGACACCGAGATCCCGGCCCCCGCCTCCGGCATCCTGGCCTCCATCAAGGTGGCCGAGGACGAGACCGTCGAGGTCGGCGCCGAGCTGGCGATCATCGACGACGGCACGGGCGCTCCGGCCCCGGCCGCGGCTCCGGCCGCCGAGCCCGTCGCCGCTCCCGCCCCGGCCCCCGTGGCCGAGGCTCCGGCCGCCCCGGCGCCCGCCGCCGAGGTCCCGGCCGCCGCCCCCGCCGGTGGCGCCGCCGGCACCGACGTGACGCTCCCCGCCCTGGGCGAGTCCGTCACCGAGGGCACCGTCACCCGCTGGCTGAAGCAGGTCGGCGAGGAGGTGGCCGAGGACGAGCCGCTCCTTGAGGTCTCCACCGACAAGGTCGACACCGAGATCCCCGCCCCGGTCGCCGGTGTGCTGCTTGAGATCGTGGTCGGCGAGGACGAGACCGCCGAGGTCGGCGCCAAGCTGGCCGTCATCGGCGCCGCCGGTGCCGCGCCCGCCGCCGCTCCGGCCCCGGCCGCCCCGGCTCCGGCCGCTGCCCCTGCTCCGGCTCCGGTCGCCGCTCCGGCGCCCGCCCCGGCCGCTCCGGCTCCGGCTCCGGCCGCCCCCGTGGCCGCCCCGGCCACCCCGGCGCCCGCGCCGGTCGCCGCCCCGGCTCCGGTGACCCCGGCTCCGGCTCCGGTCGCCACCTCCGGCGACGACGGCGCGTACGTCACGCCGCTGGTCCGCAAGCTCGCCTCCGAGTCCGGTGTGGACCTGGGCGCGGTCAAGGGCACCGGCGTCGGTGGCCGTATCCGCAAGCAGGACGTCATCGCCGCGGCCGAGGCCGCCAAGGCCGCCGCTCCGGCGCCGGCCGCCGCCGCTGCCCCCGCCGCGAAGGCCGCCCCCTCCCTGGAGGCGTCCCCGCTGCGCGGCCAGACGGTCAAGATGACGCGCATGCGCAAGGTCATCGGCGACAACATGATGAAGGCGCTGCACTCGCAGGCCCAGCTGACCTCGGTCGTCGAGGTCGACATCACCAAGCTGATGAAGCTGCGCGCGGCCGCGAAGGACTCCTTCGCCGCCCGTGAGGGCGTCAAGCTGTCCCCGATGCCGTTCTTCGTGAAGGCGGCGGCCCAGGCGCTGAAGGCCCACCCGGTCATCAACGCCCGGATCAACGAGGACGAGGGCACCATCACGTACTTCGACTCGGAGAACATCGGCATCGCCGTGGACTCCGAGAAGGGTCTGATGACGCCGGTCATCAAGGGTGCGGGCGGTCTGAACCTCGCCGGTATCTCCAAGGCCACGGCCGAGCTGGCCGGCAAGGTCCGCGCCAACAAGATCACCCCGGACGAGCTGTCCGGCGCGACCTTCACGATCAGCAACACCGGCTCGCGCGGTGCGCTGTTCGACACGGTCATCGTGCCGCCGAACCAGGTCGCCATCCTGGGCATCGGCGCGACGGTCAAGCGCCCGGCGGTCATCGAGACGGCCGAGGGCACGGTCATCGGCATCCGCGACATGACGTACCTGTCGCTCTCGTACGACCACCGTCTGGTGGACGGCGCCGACGCGGCCCGCTACCTGTCGGCCGTCAAGGCGATCCTTGAGGCCGGCGAGTTCGAGGTCGAGCTCGGCCTGTAG
- a CDS encoding GntR family transcriptional regulator codes for MTPPVVHSLREQIREHIVEGIVSGRWKPGERIVERRIAVELQVSQTPVREALRELESLRLIESAPNKGVRVRNLTAADLEESYPVRAGLEQIAAELAADRLAADCSALEPHVAALYEADAAADGTAQVRHTVGFHRELVRAADNSVLLHTWEGLGIEVFTALSIRWLGTVQKSYAEEHEELVAAFRRHDPRIGTLVKSHVLGCAPRA; via the coding sequence ATGACCCCGCCCGTCGTCCACTCGCTGCGCGAGCAGATCCGCGAGCACATCGTGGAGGGGATCGTCAGCGGCCGCTGGAAGCCCGGTGAGCGGATCGTGGAGCGCCGGATCGCCGTCGAGCTCCAGGTGAGCCAGACGCCCGTCCGGGAGGCCCTGCGGGAGCTGGAGTCCCTCCGCCTGATCGAGTCGGCCCCCAACAAGGGCGTACGCGTACGGAACCTGACGGCGGCCGACCTGGAGGAGAGCTATCCCGTCCGGGCCGGCCTGGAGCAGATCGCGGCCGAGCTGGCCGCGGACCGCCTCGCCGCGGACTGCTCGGCGCTGGAACCGCATGTGGCGGCGCTGTACGAGGCGGACGCGGCGGCCGACGGGACCGCGCAGGTCCGGCACACGGTGGGGTTCCATCGGGAGCTGGTGCGGGCGGCGGACAACAGCGTCCTCCTCCACACCTGGGAGGGCCTCGGTATCGAGGTCTTCACGGCCCTGTCCATCCGCTGGCTCGGCACGGTCCAGAAGTCGTACGCGGAGGAGCACGAGGAGCTGGTGGCGGCGTTCCGGCGGCACGATCCGCGGATCGGCACCCTGGTCAAGTCCCACGTCCTGGGCTGCGCCCCACGGGCGTAG